In Styela clava chromosome 14, kaStyClav1.hap1.2, whole genome shotgun sequence, the following are encoded in one genomic region:
- the LOC120341446 gene encoding uncharacterized protein LOC120341446, protein MKARFLILLALVAILAFDGGDSWFSRRRRRRHCAPSFKSSYYALLRHYRAMYRRHIHVLHMYRGLVSFVLREGRNAMKYGNDVRNLGRKMIAQFHKHRQYTGDIEFEDKTFMDESHDFDDEKFDEQDIDDQDMFQDSEDFENEDEEELKQLSGEVEDTDQNIHETQQRE, encoded by the exons ATGAAAGCACGATTCTTGATTCTTTTGGCACTTGTGGCGATCCTCGCTTTTGACGGGGGGGATTCTTGGTTTAGTCGTAGACGACGAAGGCGTCACTGCGCACCATCATTCAAATCAAGCTACTACGCACTACTGAGGCATTATCGTGCCATGTATAGACGCCACATTCACGTACTGCATATGTACAGAGGTTTGGTTTCATTCGTCCTTCGAGAGGGTAGAAATGCAATGAAATACGGTAACGATGTGAGAAATCTTGGGCGAAAAATGATTGCTCAGTTCCACAAAcacag ACAATATACTGGCGATATAGAATTTGAAGACAAAACTTTCATGGACGAG AGCCATGATTTTGACGATGAGAAGTTCGATGAACAAGATATCGATGATCAGGACATGTTCCAGGATTCAGAAGATTTTGAAAACGAAGACGAGGAAGAACTCAAACAATTATCCGGTGAAG tgGAAGACACCGATCAAAACATCCACGAGACTCAACAAAGAGAATAA